A single region of the Cronobacter condimenti 1330 genome encodes:
- a CDS encoding DotU family type VI secretion system protein, translating into MEPQATGSDAILSGASSNNPLVAAANPLLNAIPQIRHSVSHEDQAGLRQRLIDEIRRFEVRCQQAALPYEVIVGARYCLCTALDEAAALTPWGSRGVWSGSGLLVTFHNETWGGEKFFQLLARLSQNPREHIFLLEMINYCLLLGFEGRYRVMDNGRTQLETIKQRLWQMIRSVRGSYPPPLSPHPEDQPVLRKLWRPVVPLWACVALAGFLACLFFIILNWRLGDNTSPVLAKIYQTPLPEVTVQQPAREVAPVLNLRGFLRPEIEAGLVAVRDEADRSVVILKGDGLFASASTVVRDRYETVIDRVAQAMNNVSGKILVVGYSDNVPIRSARFASNYELSLERAESVQKMLQAHLADPSRVRAQGRGEMDPIAPNNTPENRARNRRVEITLLVSPDNTLAELNGRPQGN; encoded by the coding sequence ATGGAACCACAAGCCACCGGCAGCGATGCCATTCTTTCCGGCGCCAGCAGTAATAATCCGCTGGTCGCGGCGGCCAACCCGCTGCTTAACGCGATCCCGCAGATTCGTCATTCTGTTTCGCATGAAGATCAGGCAGGCCTGCGCCAGCGTCTGATAGACGAGATCCGCCGCTTTGAGGTGCGCTGCCAGCAGGCGGCGCTGCCTTACGAGGTGATCGTCGGCGCGCGCTACTGCCTCTGTACGGCGCTCGATGAAGCCGCGGCGCTTACCCCATGGGGCAGCCGTGGCGTCTGGTCGGGCAGCGGTCTGCTGGTGACGTTTCACAACGAAACCTGGGGCGGGGAGAAATTCTTCCAGCTGCTGGCGCGGCTGTCGCAAAACCCGCGTGAGCACATCTTCTTGCTGGAGATGATCAACTACTGCCTGTTGCTTGGTTTCGAAGGGCGCTATCGCGTCATGGATAATGGCCGCACGCAGCTCGAAACCATCAAACAGCGCCTGTGGCAGATGATCCGCAGCGTGCGCGGCAGTTACCCGCCGCCGCTCTCGCCGCATCCGGAAGATCAGCCGGTGTTGCGTAAACTCTGGCGTCCGGTGGTGCCGCTGTGGGCCTGTGTGGCGCTGGCCGGTTTCCTGGCTTGCCTGTTCTTTATCATTCTCAACTGGCGGCTTGGCGATAACACAAGCCCGGTGCTGGCGAAGATTTACCAGACGCCGCTGCCGGAAGTCACCGTTCAGCAGCCTGCGCGCGAAGTGGCGCCGGTACTTAACCTGCGCGGTTTCCTGCGTCCGGAAATCGAAGCGGGCCTGGTGGCGGTGCGCGACGAAGCCGATCGCAGCGTCGTTATCCTCAAAGGCGACGGCCTGTTCGCGTCTGCCTCGACCGTGGTGCGCGACCGTTACGAAACGGTCATCGACCGCGTGGCGCAGGCGATGAACAACGTCAGCGGCAAAATCCTCGTGGTGGGCTACAGCGATAACGTGCCTATCCGCAGCGCGCGTTTCGCCTCGAACTACGAGCTGTCGCTTGAGCGCGCCGAATCGGTACAGAAAATGCTCCAGGCGCACCTCGCCGACCCAAGCCGCGTCAGAGCGCAGGGCCGTGGCGAGATGGACCCTATCGCTCCGAACAATACGCCGGAAAACCGCGCCCGTAACCGCCGAGTCGAAATCACTCTGCTGGTATCGCCAGATAATACGCTGGCCGAGCTGAACGGAAGGCCGCAAGGAAACTAA